The genome window AGAAGCACAACCCGGAGTTCTGTTTGTGGCCAGAGCCTTCGAGTGAGACTCCACCAGAGAGTCTCAGGTAAGCCTTGTGTGCTTAACCCGGAATCTCCgagttagcccggatactctggtgttctGTTTGTGGCGGGAGTCTTCGAGTGAGACTTTGCCAAAGAGTCTTAGGTAAGTCTTGTGTgtttaacccggagtctccaggttagcccagatactccggtgtgctgttcgtggccggagtctccgagtgagactccgccagaaaGTCTCGGGTAGATCTTAAGTGCtttactcggagtctccgggttggcctAGATACTCTAGGTTCTGATGTCTCCGAACCCTTCGAAGAAGCTCCGGACAATGTTTTTGCCTGAGTTATCgtgtgttacccggagtctccaggtgaacttggagactccgggtcagttcaaaatagactgtaacggctagttttttgaagtgagcTATAAATACTCCACACACCCCTTCTTGGGgtgctgctgaaccaactcgtggACAAATACTttcaaagccattcaatagccctcctaactcctctatagctcaaatttgtgcaagattTGGGGATTAGGTTTTGGGAAGTGAGTTTAagtgctagaaagcaaaaatccactcttgagcacttgaggtcattAACGAGCTTTCGATTCGCATTCTTTTCTCTTTGAGCTGTGAGCTCCTAGACCGCACTCAAATTTGTGGAGTGCCctggaagtttgtattaccctcgttgatttgagtaagaaccatcgcttgatctttgtggtcgcttgggagaTGAAATGGTTTGAAAAGAcctagctctttgtgagctcctcaacggagatgtaggcaccTCTTTGTGAAGTAGCCGAACTTTGGGAATAAATTCTTGTCCACTTCACTTTGTTGCACATTTACTTGTTTTAGTTAATCTTTGGGAATTTtcccgatctacttgtttgtgtgtgctTGTGACTGTAGGGTGTTGGTGATAAGGTACTTAGACCTCCtttagaacctgtggtaacctACAGAATCACTTAGATTTACTCAATAGTTCTTTAGTTTTGTTTTCCTGTATAATCTGGACTATCCGGATAAggccggagtattcgggttttgtataacccggagtctccggattaacccagagtatccggatccaGTAATCCGCTGTcaagtttttaaatttcaggaatcgCCTATTTACCCCCTCCTCTAGGCGACGTCTCGTACATTTCAAAGAGGGAAAGGGAAAGaagggagaagagggagagggacgAGCCGCGATGCCCTGGCTTCGGGGCCATCTCTGGCTGCCGTCGCCGATGTACCTCACTGACGTCGATGGTCGGGACTGGGCAAGATGAGGAGGAGCTAGGTGGTGGGAGAATCGCCCCTCGAGTCTCCGGAGCTGGGCGATGCAAGGGTCAATTAAAAGAAAACCCCTaccataaaaatcatatatatgtattggtTTGATTCATATACGTTAGTGGAAGAGAAATTATTTATACTCCAAACTTACACCCgaatcatatatatatgtatgtgtatatgtatatatatatatatatatatatatatatatatatatatatatatatatatatatatatatatatgcatatattggtTCGATTCGTATACATTTTGATATTATCAAAACCATACATTAGGTGTGGGCAACTTAACAAGAATCAGAATATATTTGCCTTGTCTGCGTGTGGTGTCTTTACAGCTGCTTGCTTGATGCGACGACCTTGAGCTACACGATGCTTCTTAATATATTATATTAGTATCCTTTAaaaaatttcattattttcattatgaattttagctattgataattgtattttacttggactctttatttagatatttgatttttataataatttgatttttttttctaagactatattttatatagacccttcttttttctattctaacccaaattttaattattatttattttattttattttatttgaactctttatttagatattttgctttccaaaccgTATAAAAATTGAATTGCTAAtttccataatttttatttcaaatttagctatttattaattgtatttgattaTGATTCCTTAGTTTAATCTAGACCATTAAATGTTTATAACAATGAGTTCATTTATATAGTTTGCTTTCCAAACTGTATGAaaatcgaactgctaattttctataatttttaattttgagtttaactatttattaatcgtattttaGATGTACTATTTAGTTTTATTTAGACTATTAAATTTAGACTATTAATCGTAGTGATTTTGTAATCTCGAGAGCGAATATAGTGGCTTCTTTTAACACTCTAATAGTAATATACTTAGATGCTAGAGTTGGAAAAAAAGCTAGTGTCCTGAAGTTGACGAGTCTTTAATAAAATGTCTAAAGTTGATGAACCTTTTATTGTATATCCAAAATTAATTGTATTGTTTGATGATATATCTACAGGTTTTTTTACAAATGGAAGCAAATAACCCTGTAAATAGACAAATTTACCCAACACAAACAAAGATCTCATCCGGAAGCTGGAGCAGTTGCAATCAATCAAAATGAAGCCGCAAAGCCAAAGAACTCATGGCATCAAGCACTGCAAACAAAGATGACCAGTATATCTAGCATCTGGTCGGGTTCAAACTTGTTCAGACGCACACAGCAAGATCTGGTACAGTTCATGGCGGTTTGGCAGGAGCTCCGAATTCGGGATTCTCCCAAAAAAGCAGATAAAAAATGTGGCCCTGGCCTCCGTGACAAGGTTGGATCTGGGAGTCCTTGACAAGGTGTCGCGGCAAGGTTACAAGATAACAAGAAACAAGAACAGGCTAGATAACAAGACAGAAAATTGTATCCATCTTACATGCATTGAAGGATGTGCTGAATGTTTCCGTTCGATTGATGTTTTACATGCTACACCAAACACGAGCTCATGGTAATTTCAGGCCAGCACCTGAAACTCACATGATGCCACTTCTTTCAGCAACTCTTCGTCTCAGGAATTTCAGAGTCTGGTCATCTCACTGATAGATAGTCTGCAGAGATACAACTACCATATATCTAGCTCATCATACATGCAGAAAATCGATgcattaagaaaaaaaagggcGAGAACTTAAACACAAAATAGCATAGCATAGATACTAAATAATATAGTGGCAGATTAGAGGTTTGTTAAGAAAATGGTCAGTTTGGAACAGTGAATGGTTGATAAATACATAAAACGAGCAGTTGGCCAGGATCAGGCAGAGGCTGAGGTTGATAGATACAATTGATGGGATTGGGGGCTGGCTAGTTCACTGATTAATTGTTATCACTACACTACGAACCAACGCACGCAAACCATGAGATTTGCATGGCGATGGTACGAGCAGCAAGGAAGCAAATTGGATTGAATTGACCAAGCAAACTGGAGTAACTAGTAAGTGAATACGTAATTGGACATGTGCTCTATCCGGTGAAGGGGGGAGCAGCAGTAAGTAGGAAGGGAACCTTGAGTAGTGCAGGGACCAGTAGAAGTACTGGCAGATCTTCTCGAGGATGCTAGTGGGAAAGCGCACCTCACCCTCGCGCGTCTCGGAGAAGTCCACCCTTGGATTTGAGATGTATGGATTTGTGACTCATCGAACGGATGTCCTCGGTGGGGGCAGAGTCGATGGTGGCTGGCGGCCACTGCCTTTAGGGAAGGGCAATAGAACGGTAAAAGAGTCGTTTGACAATATATAGAATTAAAGATTTATCAACtttaaatattttatcaaatatttatcaattttgagatatataatcaattttttcCTGCAAGACAAATAAAAGAGATGGAGGCTGGCCGCTGTATACAGAATGACCGGAGCTAGCAGAGGCAGACAGTGAGACGCACCATGGTTTTTGCCCGGTTTCGAAGGGATCACGGGAGTGGAGTGCAGTGATGGAGTAGAGTGGCGCGGGAGCCGAGTAGAAAGAAGGCTTCGCCCACACATCAAACAGAAAAggctctctctcttcctttgGTTTCACGTATGCGATATTTTCTATTGATGCTACTTGTACCGGTCGAGCCTGGTCCAGTAAGTCTACATTGAGCGCTTCGCCGAGATGATGCTATTTTTTTGGAGTTAATAGGTCCGCCCAATCGCCCGTGACTGCGCTATCATTACTGATGAGAGATGTGTGTGGTTAGATGCAACACAAGCATCATGTCTGATCGAAGTGTTCTTTTTAAAAATCAGTTCATTTCTAGCCATGAGTAAGGTGAGTATAGCTTGTATGAGTTAAAAGAAGACTTGATTAAATTGGCATTTACGAAAAGAGGACGTATCCGGAGCGTAAAATAGAGCCTTCGCAAGTCAAAGTCTAAAACGCGGACCTAAGATTAGAGCTCACAGGCGAAAGAGACTTCCCCTGTATGAAATATCATGTGTGAGATAAAATTTGCTAATGTTTCATTATCATGAGAGGAGTCAACAATTGAATTAGTATATTTGGCTATGCTAGCATTAGTGCATTACGAACAAAATTATAATATGGAATTAAATTCCTTCGTTTTCCTAAAAGCTTGTAACTTTTGAAAGTATAGACTCATTTAAGAGCCGATAGTGGCACTACAAGAATTTGATCATCTATGACAAAAAATAGTCATGACAAATTCTAAAAATGTCACAAAATAAGGGTTATTTGGCGATGATTTAAGAAATTTCGTCATGAGTTTGTAGGAGACCAGTTTCGTCAACTATATCTATGACAAATTGTTACCATTATCATAAAATATTCACTATTTTATAATGTTATTATATATCATCGTTACAAAAGATATAAGGCGGTGTCTGGTACACCTCAATGACGGAATATGTCTTGTCATAAGGGCATCTTGGTCCCAGCCTAATACTTCCAGTTTCAACCCATCCCAATAACCCATCTCTAACTCTAACCCTAGCTCTTCCCATGCCTAGCACTAACTTCAGAGTCCAGCCGTAGAAGCTCAACACAACCACGCCAAATGCCATGCCCACcccagagatggccaaatgggtctGTCGGGGCGGCCTGGCATAAGCCCATCTAGGCACAACCCGGCTACGACACGTCCCGATAGGCTCGATAAGGTTAACAAGTTGTGTTGCGTCGGCCCACGACATGGCCCATCAACCATCGTGCTGGGCTGGGCCGCCTTGGGCACTATTGCGGCACAACTACCGCGAGGCAGGGCGGCACAACAACGGGGGCAACAAGGCGGGGCGGGACGGGGCATGGCGGCCCAACGGCGAGGCAGGGTGGCACGACGGTGAGACGGCGAAGTAGGGGGTGAGGCGGCCAAGCGACAGGACGGGACGACATGACGGCGTGGCAGACGGTTGGGCGACGTGGGGCGGGGCGGCCAGGCGGTGGGGCGGGACGACGGGGCGAGAAGGACCAGGGTGGGGTGGCACGACGAGGCGGCGTAGGGCGACCGGGCAGCAGGACGAGGAGGTCGGGTGGCGAGGCGGGGCGGTGGGGTGGCACGGTGGCAGGGCGCAGCGAGGCAGTGAGGCGACGGGACGAGAAGGCTGGGGGTAGGGTCACACGGAGACCAGGCGAGACGAGGCTAGGCAGACCTTGCCCGTGCCGACCTATCTAGATCGGGCCGTGCCATGCTGGCCCACCATGCCGAGGCGTCAGCCCAAGCGAGGACTGCTTAGCCGTGTCGTGCCGGTCCGGCCCATCTACCCTTGTTCCTAGTCCGTGCCTCGGACTGGCCCAATAGATATGACCTAATTGGCCAtgtgtaggaacgagattgacgactagagggggtgaataggtgtctcaacaaattttttgTGAAATCGATGGTcttcctatttggatcacccaacgcacctcaaaactcaagcggaagcaaaaatagagataagttttaacaagaaaaaattaagacaacatgactccacggatactatatgaaccatatgttctatttaagatcaattcatgtgtcttagcactcgaaagatcacaacttgcaaagaaacaagaaaagaggtaagggaattcaagaccccatcacataagcgtgtgtatgcaaattttgtacctctagcaacaaaaataatgacctcacaaggtgctgaaatttcaactaaaaatcaaaacgaaaatcaaaaccggaaaccgaaaaacttgcaaacttgcaagggaaccaatagaggaaaactagaaggagtgtaattcaagcatatgccaaaatataaacttcattactcaaagaggtcagccctattttaggtggattacaaaaatttatctctcaaaactctcacctattacataggctaagcactcatcattctctcctTAAAATCATAGCTCTAAGCTATtaaataggtggcacaagggggtCAAGTGGCTGATTCAAACTCTcttatagccctacccctcatttataggcctagaaaacttggcccctaagtttcctacctttttcccaaaatacccctctcttgtagtgcactcctacctaccaccgagggtattttggtacatttttttctccattcgtCGGACGGCTGCGGCactttcacgacttagcttcgctttgacgcaagcttcatgatggtgccacgtactcctccagtcctcccacggttttgaggccaaaccgtgaaaccacctgcatgcttctcaaagcgtgactcgctgccttacttacaccttaagcaagcgcttcgatgttgatgcatgtactccgtcatgtgatcctgaccgccggcaagtctctcccgctcccgatccctcgggctgccttgtcacttgcactggcatcccttcgcttgattttgtcaacacgccgtttccatccgccttccatgctttacttgacttccacgtgttcagctagaatcacccttgactccgtctggcctccttgatcgtccggcaccaagcacttcacttggccccgatcatcctatCGTCGACCGCTAatttgcatccatcacctgcacaccatgagacaagcaaacacatatctccaactccaattacagttagtccataatcaatatggtcaaataaaatcctaaatcaattcaaatcacatcaaagctcatgcaaaaccgaagatcatcaagccaaataaatatcaatatcaatcactcatcataaataaatcaagatacattttaacttgatttatcACCATCTTTAGCCCACTCCTAGCCGTCACACACCCTCACGAATACACCTCGCACCCAGGCCCCATCGAGCCGCCACCGAGTGTCCGATCTGGTCAACCTAAAGTGCCCTGATTCACCTCGAATTTCAGCACTCTGCTCGGATTCGAGTCCGGGTTTCATCTTGGACAGCTTATGTTCAAATTTCCCCtagtttttttggattttttgggCCCCGAAATGGCGTAAAAATCCTGTCTTTTGGGTGAGTTTTCGCGCAGCGTTGCCACTCAGGGAGCCCGATTTGTGGCCATGGCTTATTGGTTTGTTTCCTCCTCTGTCAATTGCTTCTGTTGAGCaagaagggggagagagagatcgtGGAGAATGAATGAGGAATGTATTTGCAGGTTGGTCACTTGGCTTCCTCTGTTTAAAGACCAATCCCAACCGTTTACTTTCCTTCCCACCCCAAAATCCCCTCACAAAGGGATTCCCTTCCCAGATTCGTTCCCTTTAGGTTCTTGCACTCCAACAGCATTCCTTCCCCATTCCCTTTCCTAACAGACTTCCAATATTCTATCATTTCCTCATAACTACCACGACACGCACAATACGGATGTGTATCCGTGGTACGTATACActatacatgtattttttttacaggGACAAGAACGATCGCTATGCATCGAACCCAATGTTTTTCCGCGATCAATCTCTCTACCACTATCTTCTCTGTTTCATACATAAATGGTCTTATTGCCAATACCATTTCGCCGCTAGCTTTGTGTACAAGAATCTTCTCGTGGAAGGCAGGAAGCACATGGGAGCTGGTTTCGTGGTCACGAGTCTCCCTATGGAAGGAATTATGCACATGCCTAGTACCTTGCAAGGGAAGCCAGGCACGGGTTGCGTCCTTGAGAAGACTGGAGTCCCTGTAAAAGAGACGACCTCCATAGTTGAGAGGCATAATTGCCTCCATATTTAACATTTACACAATGAGCTCATCAGAGTCTGAAGATATGTTCATGTTCTCGTCGGACTTGAGCAACGAAGAGGACGAATTGATGTTGCTAGTCACCATCAAGGAGGAACAAGCTGTTGCCCAAGGTTGCAGCCATCAGCGTGGCTCCATGCTAGGCCACGGTCATAGACCATGGGCACCAGGCTGGTGTTGCTAGGCTATTCAGGGACTACTTCGCCGATAACCCAGTGTATGGTGATACATTGTTCCGTCGTAGTTGAGACCATCTTCCCTACTAAACACATCTATAGGTTATGATCCGTACTAACGATTGTTCACCCTATAAGGTTTCGGATGAGTCACCCATTGTTCTTGAGAATTGTCGCTGCTGTGGAGCACCAAGACCCATGGTTTCGGCAAAAGAAGGATGCCAGTGGGAAGTTGGGTCTAAGCCCCCTCCAAAATATGACAGCTGCCAACGACAACTGGTGTACAAAATCAGTGCAGACGCAGTGGATGAGTATGTTCGGATAGGGGGTAGCACAGCGATGCTCGCCCTGAGAAAGTTTGTCCAAATTGTTGTCTTGCTTTTCTCCGATGAGTACCTTTGCACTCCCACTGCAGAGGATACTGCTCGACTATTAGCCATTGGCGAGCAGAGAGGGTTACCCGGGATGCTGGGGAGCATGGACTGCATACATTGGGTTTGGAAGAACTGTCCGAAAGCGTGGCATGGCGCATATACTGGTCATACACAGAAACCGTCCATAGTTTTGGAGGCGGTTGCGTCGTATGATCTATGGATatggcatgctttctttggaATGCCCGATAGTCAGAACGATATAAATGTTTTGCACCGCTCGAGTATTTTCAGCAGGCTCACGGACGGGACTGCGTCTCCTGTGTCATATACCGTTAACGGTAACACGTATGACATGGGCTACTACCTAGGAGACAGAATTTACCCCGAATGGGTGACCATAGTGAAGCCAATTTCAGCACCAAGAGGGAACAAGAGCATGCATTTCTCCGCCATGCAAGCAGTAGTCCGGAAAGATGTGGAACGCGCATTTGGTGTCCTACAGTCGAGGTTCGCCATAATTCGTGGCCCAGCAAGAGTTTGGGATCAAAGCACGCTGCACAACATTATGACCGCATGTGTCATAATGCATAATATGATCATTGTATAAGCTTAATATTTCTCACATTGCATATACAGTTTGGATACTAAATATTTCGAATTTCAGTACACATAGTTTGCCAGGACAAAGAGTTCTCGCCAATTCAACAAAACCACATTGCAAAGAAGTGAAACAAGGGTGACTACGAGTTCTGCTCTATGAGCTTCCATCGTGCCAGGATATCTTCCTGCCTCTTCCTGTAGTACTCTCTAAGGGGACCACTAACACTGTCCAAGTCGACCTTTATGATATGCTTATTCTGATCATTTACTTGGACAGATACCTGCAGATGCATGACCGAAATCTTctccttcttcaactccaccatAACCTTCTTTGTTTCACTAAGATCAGCAAAGTGTCTTTCGTACATCCCACCCGACACGGTAGCCAAAGATGTAGTGGAAGGTGATTTTCGAGCACGGGCCACTTCAGCTGCCTCCCTTCCAATAGGCCTAGGAAGGTCAGTCGATGCGTTCGATGCTGCGTCGTTCGCCACTTTATTGCACGCAGCTTGGCTGGACTGTGCATTGACTCCATCTTGCATCTTTTGCCCCTTTATGGACTCGTGCGCGTGCCAATTGGGGTGGTCGGCAAGCATGACCCAGTAGTGCGTGTATGCAAACGGCTTCCCCTCAATCCCCTTATACACCGTGCAAGCTCGAGCCATCTGCGAAAAAAGGAGGCAACTAACTAATACAAATCGATTGTGAGAACATGAACATAAATCTAGAACAACTGGTCAATAATAACAAGTACGATGTCCAGTGAACCAGAGGTCAAGGGAACAAAGAGCAAAACAAACTTACATCAAGTGACCAATTAAGCACAATAGGAGAAACTATCAATATCACCTTGTACAGTAGGATATAAAAATCCTTGAAGCAACCCCAAACATAGAGATAACACAGCTTGCCCAATACAATGGTTATCTCAGTACAGTACTAGAAGCCTCTTACCTTCCTTTTTCCATTGCCTAAACTATTGTGCAAGGTTTTACAACTCTAAAAAATACTATGTAACATTTAATATGATCGACTAATACAATGGTTATCTCAGTACAGTGATAACACTGCTTGTGGTTAACATGTTATATGAGCATACCTTGTCACGCTCGTTGGTCCCGCTAGGATTGAGTTGTTCCACCTTCCTTACATGCACCGCAAACTTGCTAACTGCATCCGTGATGAGCTTCATGTGGTTGATCAAAGCCTTATCTGACCTAGTCATCATGGTTGGCTTCATATAAGTGTTGAAGTACTTGGCGATCCTACCCCTATACGTATCCTTCGATTGATCTGTTCCAACCATAGGATCCTGGTTCACGTTTAACCATGCCGACACGAgcagctcatcctcctcgtctgTCCACTTTGTTCGGCCTGTCTTCGGCtccgccttcttcttcttcttcttcttggaggtggtcaccttcttcctACCCTTCTCCTTGCTACCCAAACTGAATTGTCCCATCTCCTCATGCGGTACAGGAGTGTCCGAAACCACAAACTGGGACATGTCCGAGGGAGGTGCCATAGCTGAGGGACCTCCCCCGTCTCTGACCCTGGCCAAGTCATCCGATCAAAACAATCTTGAAGCATAATCTTGTAAAACGGATCCATGGAGCTGCTGCAAATCACAAGAACACACATCAATAGTTTAGGAGATTGAAACCATAAGTGTACAAAAAATCATCTGCAACAACATTTAAGCAAACCATTTCAGACCTAAAATGATACACATAGTTCAAACTATATGCCACATATTATCTCAATTTCCTATTTTCAAAGCACAAGTACTCAGTGCCACTAATGCAGTGATACTTCAGTGCATTTCAGTGTCAATTCCAAACTGATTACTTGATCTTATTCACTATCAAACTCACTACTTGTTCATACAGTTTAGTGCAACTTTCAAACTGATAACATGCTTATATACACTGCTCTTCGAAGCTATCTACATACTTCCATGATGAAGCTATCTAAATACACTACCCTCCGAAGATATCTATATATTTGCAACATGATACTTCACTGCAATATGGTCTTAACACTTGAGTGGCACTTTCAAATTGATAAGAGCGGGATACCTACACTAGACCAGTTCAAGATAGCAACACATTACAAAATCATAACACATACAGCTTCATAGTTCATACATTGCATACTAAACCAACTCATACATTGCATACTAAACCAACTACATAAACCAAAAATAGCATACAACCATCGCAACAATAATATCAAAAGGCTTGTTCTCCACTAATCGACACCATTTCACACTTTTACTAACAAACACTCGACCCGATTACAGCCTCCATGAACGATTTGATTCAATCAACAGGGCATCCTCCATACTGGAACACAGAACCTCATCCAAGCTCCATTCAGAAAGAAGGACGTCGTCGCCGTCAATTTCCTTGGATCTCGATGCTTCATCTTCAACGGCCACGCTGCTACTGTCCGGCAAACCAACATGGTTGGGCACAACAGTAACGCGTAGTGCATCCTCCACTTGGAAAACAAGCTGCCCTAGATCCGCCGCAATGGCGTCGACCTCTAGCAGTGCCATGTTTAGCTCCACAGCAGCAGGGGTGCTGTCCGGACTCAAGTTGTCATTTGCAACCTTCTTCAACACGGCAGCTGCCTCCTACACATGGTCATGCATCTTCGACACAAGCGCGGCAAGCGCTACAACGTCCATCTACAACATGGAGCAGGGGATTCCATGAGCACACAAGACCAGTGATGAGACTGCCGAGGCTGCCGTCGCATGGTGGCGACACCCACCCAGCCGGCCGAGGCCGACCAACCATTCCCTACCCAAGACGGATG of Phragmites australis chromosome 3, lpPhrAust1.1, whole genome shotgun sequence contains these proteins:
- the LOC133910536 gene encoding glutathione S-transferase T3-like, with the protein product MAPPSDMSQFVVSDTPVPHEEMGQFSLGSKEKGRKKVTTSKKKKKKKAEPKTGRTKWTDEEDELLVSAWLNVNQDPMVGTDQSKDTYRGRIAKYFNTYMKPTMMTRSDKALINHMKLITDAVSKFAVHVRKVEQLNPSGTNERDKMARACTVYKGIEGKPFAYTHYWVMLADHPNWHAHESIKGQKMQDGVNAQSSQAACNKVANDAASNASTDLPRPIGREAAEVARARKSPSTTSLATVSGGMYERHFADLSETKKVMVELKKEKISVMHLQVSVQVNDQNKHIIKVDLDSVSGPLREYYRKRQEDILARWKLIEQNS